In Carya illinoinensis cultivar Pawnee chromosome 16, C.illinoinensisPawnee_v1, whole genome shotgun sequence, a single window of DNA contains:
- the LOC122298797 gene encoding probable carbohydrate esterase At4g34215, which yields MYLLSFFLILMAGVMSAMSQGPSHVFLLAGQSNMSGRGGVINDTKTNNLIWDGQVPPESTPNPNILTLDLDKTWKVAQEPLHRQLDRMKSCGIGPGMPFAHEILAKDPSFGAIGLVPCAMGGTKIAQWQKGTALYNLLVTRARTAIQSGGKLQGLLWYQGESDCGEQEYELYKARTETFFTDLRVDLNIPDLPIIMVVIASAEGNYMDAVRNAEMSIKLKNVLIVDAMGSTFIQDQKHLDTVSQIRLGQKLADKFLSSFPH from the exons ATGTATCTCTTGTCCTTCTTCCTCATACTCATGGCTGGTGTTATGTCTGCAATGTCCCAAGGACCATCTCATGTGTTTCTGTTAGCCGGACAAAGCAACATGTCTGGACGAGGAGGTGTCATCAATGacaccaaaacaaacaacctTATTTGGGATGGCCAAGTACCTCCAGAAAGCACTCCTAACCCGAACATCCTCACACTCGATTTAGACAAGACATGGAAGGTTGCCCAAGAGCCACTCCACCGACAACTTGATCGTATGAAGTCCTGTGGAATTGGACCAGGCATGCCTTTTGCCCATGAAATCTTGGCCAAAGATCCGAGTTTTGGTGCTATTGGTTTGGTCCCATGTGCAATGGGAGGAACCAAGATAGCTCAGTGGCAAAAGGGGACTGCACTATACAATTTGTTGGTAACTAGGGCAAGAACTGCAATTCAAAGTGGTGGAAAACTTCAAGGGTTGCTTTGGTATCAAGGTGAAAGTGATTGTGGAGAACAAGAATATGAGCTATACAAGGCAAGAACGGAGACGTTTTTCACTGATCTTCGAGTTGATCTAAACATTCCCGACCTCCCCATCATTATg GTTGTAATTGCATCGGCAGAAGGTAACTACATGGATGCTGTGAGAAATGCTGAGATgtcaataaaattgaaaaatgtgctTATTGTTGATGCTATGGGATCAACATTTATACAAGACCAGAAGCACTTAGATACTGTGTCTCAAATTCGCCTTGGTCAGAAATTGGCTGATaaatttctttcctcttttcctCATTAG